GTCTATAGCGTGCCGCTTGCAAACTGCATGGAAATAGACTTTCTTGTTAGAAAGCACGTCAAAGACACATTTCAATTTACAGGAAGTGTCCTGTTAGATTATGAAAATAATTGTACttaataagttcacttttacgGCACTTTCATTTTTTTCACCTGTATAACATGCTGACTTTGTTTTAAAGGTTTGGTGAGGTCTCCAGTCTCTGCAACTCTTCCACAAATTGGATCGAGGTTGTTTCTTACCTGGGGCATCCTGTGGAGCTTTCCAGAGGTATCATCGACTATCACTAACAAGTGTTGATGTGCTATGTTCATGAGATTTGGAAATTTTCTTCTTTAGTTAGACACTTCTCCTAAGCGCTTACTGTTTCTCCGAGACATTGAAACATGACATAATTTTGGGGTTTAAAACCATTGTCTAAATAGGAAATATGGATTATATGATTTGATTTTTATATGAGGACAGGACACTAGGTAGTTTGTCTGTTTTATATCTGGTTGTGGATCAAGTAAATAATGGTGATGATTGTACAAGTTACTAAATGGCATAACTACTGGTACTGATATGCAAATGCAGTGCCTTTACTTTTGCATCCCTAGTTTTCTGTTAGTTGCATACTTGTAGTGTAGCTTAACACCTGGTTTCTTGACATATATATTGATTGACCCCTTTGTACATTTGTCTTGCAGACACATTCACATATCCTTGTTACTTCCTTGGTCATAAGCTGGTCCATCACTGAGGTATATTTTAAAGACTTGCTTCTTAAAGAGACACTGTATTTTCCAAattctaattttgatttttcctGTGCTAAGCTTATTCACAccaatatttaaaatattgtgAATTTGATAGCATAACGTGATGGAAATATTTGTGGTTCCTTGCAGATCATTAGATATTCCTTCTTTGGCATGAAGGAGGCATTCGGATTTGCTCCTTCCTGGCTCTTATGGCTGAGGTTAGTAAAGAAGATATATCATTATTTAGGACAAATTTAGAGggaatgattttctttttctttcataactttttttcttaaacCTGGTGCTGATTTTGTACAGGTATAGCACCTTTATGGTATTGTATCCTACTGGTATCAGCAGTGAGGTCGGTTTAATCTACATTGCCTTGCCTTACATGAAGGTAACAAGAATGAACTTCAGAAATGAAGATCTCCACGTTGTTCATTGCATAATGCATAATGCGTAATTTAACTGCTCCTTTCTTGTGACTACTATGCAGGCATCAGAGAAATACTGCCTTAGGATGCCCAACAAATGGAACTTCTCCTTTGATTTCTTCTATGCATCCATCCTTTCTCTCGCCATCTACGTGCCCGGTATCCCCTCCTGCCTTGCAGTCATCCTTTATTCagtggttgaaattaaaactaGAATTGCAATGTTGTTTTTTAGTAGCTGGGATTAAGATAGGATCTGACAAGAACACTGCGTTGCAGGATCGCCTCACATGTTCACCTACATGCTTGCCCAACGGAAGAAGGCATTGGCAAAGGCTAAGGCTGCATAATGGTGATGCTCAAGAGCTTTCTTGAATTTTTCATGTGTGGCTTAAGGATCTGCCTAAATAGCTCATATTTGCTACTCTTTTAGTACAAGTCTGTAGATGAGGAAATGTTGGAAAGAACTACTATCTTAATCCCAGCATTTGTTGTAACTGTAGTAACTGCCCATCATTTGTTGTAACTGTAGTCTTCTACCAAGAATTGTATGATATTTTACCTGGTTAAATTATTGAATGATTGATCCAAAATTTGCCGGCTTGTTTCAAGTTGCACTCTTTCTGCGTTTGCTGTTAGCCTGTTATGCTGTATGTTGCACACTTTGCACTGCGGGCTATAGAGAATTGGCACATTTGCATATTTATTACTGGTATGCAATTATGAGTCCCATTGTTTCACTTATGCTTATAAgcagttttaaattttataacttaattttgaagttgattttgtggTTTTCTCATCGTAGCAACATTTGCTTTTGAatcactaagaacacatataaaattttttatcCATATTATGTTTATATTGCTAATAACTGATTcaaataagcataagcataaagCCAAATAATGAGTTCGTATCTTAAATACAAAATATGATTTCAAGCAGTTAAGCTAACTTTGTTTTGAAAGGAAAATGAGCCAAATTTAAACCCTACGAAAACCGTCCAAAACGCTATGGGAAGTCCCAAAAAAAGTTTATGTGcagcatttaactatttgccacatTTTTTTTGACGTAAAAGGTAGAGAGATTCTACCTTGTAACCATTATATTAACTAGAAAGatagcccgcgcgaatgcgcgggcatgTGTTATAGATTGCTTATTAAATACTTAATTATATAGATTAAATATCAACCGGATGACACCTACCATGTTTTCAAAGTATCATTTCTCTATTTCTTTTCATCGACATTGCTTACATAATTTTACCAAACTATTCGTTAGAATTTAAATATGTAATATTTAATACATCCCTATAAACAATTATCTATCATCTCTTCTTCATCGTAAAGTTAGATTTACTTTGTTTGAAAAACATGTCTAATAAATTAAGTGTAAATAAAAATAAGGTGATTTGTCTTGTTTAATTGAATgtttagtattttttaaaataaatcctAAAGAACTATTACTGTTAATAAATATGCTTTATTTGTCCCACCAAATTAGTCCTCCTTCTAGATGGTTCAGATTTACACAAAATGTTATATACTTACATATAAATTAACAAAGATGTATCATAGGCCTCATTTCCTTGTGATATGCATGATCTATATTATCCTTTTTAAAAGATAATACCTAGTTAACATGAATCTGAAAACTTAAATTTAATAGTAACAAATAAAACTTTTCAACAACTATATACTGCTATCTTAGTGTGGCTTATATATGCAATTATATACAAATAAACTCATAATGCTACGGAGTAATTATAATCTTAAGAATAATAATTAGTTAAAAATCTAATATAGTTGATTCTGTTGTTTGTAATTATTGATCATTTTTACTAATTAGTTAAAAATTAGAAGATGGATGAATTGAATGAGAGAGGAGACGAACAGAGTGAAAGGGGAGAGAGTATGCTTGCATATAATTACTTGTTATACTATTTTAGTTGTTTACTTTATTAACTAAAAATAGAATTAAACTCTATCTTTTTTACACGTCTTTTTCTACGGTATATTCACAGTAGGTGTTAAAAATATGAACACTATAAGTCTAATAATATCATTTTGACTAATTATAATATTAGAATGGGGGGATTTAGGTTATTTTCACTTTATCATTGTACATCTAATTTAACTACTGTGAAGATATATACAATGATAAAAtcaatatcatttttttaataattttataattgtttGAATGACATGCAAAAGTTAGAAAATATAGCCCCAAAGTGATATATTTCTTTTCAAAGTTGAATTATAGTAGGTTTGGGTCCTTAAATGCAAAATAATCTAAAGATATAAGCGGATCAAATATTAGTTGAATGATTTACATGTTATAGTTACCTATATTTTAGCATTACTTTTGCTTTCAAACTAATATATGTTGGAAATATTACTGAcagttatatttattttattttatgattGTAGCTCTAAAATCTTTattattatcatcatcatcatcatcatcatcatcatcatcatcatcatcatcatcatcatcatagtTCATATTGTTTACAATTGCTTGAATGGCAtacaaaagttagaaaatatAATCCAAATGAAATTTCTTTTCAAAGTTAAAATATAGTGAAAATTAGCGGATAAAGGTTAGTTGTATGATTTAGACATTATAGTTGCTTAAATTGTTTAAcgcatttttcttttctaactAACAAAGCATGAAAATAGGAAAATGAATAGGTGGAAAAGAGGCGAAAGAGATTGAgggaagatggcggcggcggcggctgggggggtgggggtggaggGGGGGCGCGTTTCCCGTACTTGCATTTTCGTATTGCATTTTCGTAAAAGAAAAAAGGTAACATACATACGTACGTGGCCCAGGTAAGATCGGGTTTCAAgagataaaagttttttaatggGTTCAtcaaatttaatgaaaatcaatggctagattttttttttttgcatttttctcaGGATTTTTAGGAAGTCTTTGATTTACctaggaaggtagcccatgCAAATGTGCAAGCACCTTATTCAATACTACTTGGATTTTTGTTATAAATGTTTACGTGTGGATAAATTTTtctctaaatatatttatttactcTATTCTAAATCTGTTTGTTTTGAATAATTTGTCTTGGGATAGCTTTGAACAATGGTTATAAATTCTTTCTAATTACCCTCGCAACGTATAAATGAAACTAAAATTACTTGAAAATATGCTGTATTgaatttatgagaaaatattCTCACAAAATGAAGTTGGTTCATATGAAAATTACTAAAAATTCTTTTTTTGGgtaatatttagcatatattatTTTTGGGGTTTATAAACATtaacctaatttttttttcttatatactATAGATGTTTTGATGGATTTTAGGATATattaatttgaaaatattttctattaaaaatatggCTAATAGGACAGTTTCATCTAATCAAATACTAACTTCTATTTACTTatactctcttttttcttcatATGCTTTCttattttgtttgaaatttaatttaaaataatagtgatattatataaatataagtaGGTATAGAGTACCTATAAATGTTTAAGCGTGATAGACAAAATTACACTTTTGGTAGATCAATTCTTATTATAAAGtatatcttattttttttagaattacacagtacaatatatatactcacaacgcacgcgcacttACCCCTATGAATGCACGCTCGCAaatcctacccctatgagcatcttcgaagactgggccgacAAATTcttaagattgacgaagtcaccacaggcgcttcgctgtcgacgggtacgtcgcctaccactgaaaacaCAGCTGTGTGTTCCCTAATTTACTAAACTTAGTATGAAATACCCATATACCATGTGTTAATAGAAaactagagaaaaaaatatgacatTTATTCCCTTTATTCTTTTACTTAATATATATAGGGCATTAATATAGTATCCAAAATAGCTTATAAAGGGTGATAAATAGGACTGATAGTTTACGTTATTCATGTATGGGCCCAATAGACTGCACCCTACATGTTATTAAATATGATGATatatcattgattttttttacgatTTGTCATAATAATTGAATGCCATGCTAAAGCGCCAACATATAACCTGTTATATGTTAACTGATAACTGATATGTAGTGATATAATCTATATTTTCATCATTTTCATAATTCGCATGTCTATTTGAATTACATGCAAAATATGACCTAAAATATAATTTCTTTTGCAATATAAAATATAGAtaatactttttttaatttaatggCAAATAATACAATGGGtgtaaattttgtttttgaacATTGCCATTTTGTTTGCCATTTTGTTTGGTTAGATACGATATAAAGGGTCAAAATACGAcccaaaataatatttattgttATAACTTGATAATGCGATCCAACGTGTTATTGATTtaattgtagaaaaatatatgacGTGAATAGATAATTATTGTATGTATAGTTTAGAAGGTAgagttatttaaaatttattatgaTAAATAGTAAATATTATTTCAAATAAGAGAGGAAAAGAGTTGAGGAGGTGAGGGGAGGGCCGGTACGTTTCCACCAGGCAGGAACGTACGTACATCCTCATCAGTCACGGAGGCGAACGtattttgatcttttttttttttgagaacgtATTTTGATCTATTGTATTTAATTACACAGGAGATTAGAGGAAGGAATTTTTTTCGTAATAGATCTAATCCAGACGAACGTATTTTGACACACGGGAGATTAATTACAGGAaggaattattattttaatagatctaatctaatggcggtaaataatgggtccaccaaatttaataaaaatcaatggtgagatgtttttcttttttctcagaatttatatatttttctatttttattagAGTGTCACGTGGCAGTTTGAGAGCGTTTTTAGAGCGCCATGTGACGgcatgagagcgtttgtagaaagtttaatggactttagtatataatagatggtGGGTCAAAAGATACAATACCAATTTATCACTTTTAGATTTAGCGTTTAATAATTTATCATCCATATATCTATATTTATGACACGTGAATTCTCATGACTATAGATCCGGTGATAAATTGTTAAACACTATGTGCATCAGAGTGTTAAATATCTCCCTCCCGAGTCCTATCCGACGCTTCTCTTCTGTAGTCCGTGGCCATGTCGTCCTCGAGCAGGTCGTGTCGCTGCACGGTGGCCGTTGTGGCTTTGAATCCATCGGATGAGATCCCAGGCGCAGCGCGTGGCGAGGAAGCGGGGCAGTTCGGGATCGGGGACGCGATGCCGACGCGGAACTGGGTAAAGTCCCCTCCGCCGAATCTCGCAAAATTCTGCGTGCGAAATGCGGCTGATGGCATGAATCATGCGCGGATTCTGTTGGTCATCTCGGTAGGTTCCCGGTGTGTTCAGATTCAGATCATGCGGCAGATTACCCCTGTTACACTTACATCAGCTGCCTTGTTTTCCAGTTCGTTGAAACAATTTGTGGCACTaacgttaaaattaaaaatttagttgaaattggaacgatgagacggaaaagttatgtgtaggaaagtttcgatgtgatggaagagttagaagtttgaaaaaaaactttgaatctaaacacggcaTAACTCAACACGTGAGCTTGTTGAACAGTATTATCAATTGGAATTCGGAGAGTTGttgatctctctctctgttcCTCGTAGCTATATTCTTGCTATCCACGATGGCTGATTGGAATTGGTTTTTGATGTTAACTGGACCTCCGCAAACCCTTTGTAGTACTAGTTTGTAATTTTCTTTAGTCTCAGGTTGTAAATTGGGACTATAAATACATGACTGAAGATTTTTATCCTTAGTCTCGGTTAAAATACCCAGaactaaagatttttttttattttgcttgtGCTGCTTACTACCTGATTATACGTTTaaatatgttatatatatatatatattgaaaatccgctctaaatttaagattgaaaatttaaattttagctgctAAATATAAGCATGAGAGAAAGATGAGGCCGTCTCGGTCGTTATCTCGTGCAGGACACGTGTCTCAGTCATAATCTCAATGGCTCTCAAAGCATCCCCTCAAAATCGTATTAATTAGTAATGTCATTAGCAACAAAAGTGACTTTGACGTGGACTTGTTCTTCCAGCGCATATGGACTTTCTCCCAGCGCGGCGCTAGTCGCGGCACCAGCAGCAATTGCGTGAGGACATTTTCGAGTACAGCAGAGTGCCGGCGATACCGTGTGGGATGGCGATGGCGGAACATTTTCGACAGCAGCAAGGCGCTGCGCTTGGCTCGTGTTCGGCACGGGAGGTCACCGCCCGCCATCCCGCGCTCCCCTTTCCAGACCGAGTCGCCGCCACACGCCCCGGCAAGCGAAGGATTCTAAACAAAGATGTCAACCTGTTTATTGCATGCCAACTGAATAATTATgagaaattttcaaaaaaattgacaagatagatcaatatgtaatatataattccacaaacatacaagtttaaattcaacttctacaagttataaaaaaataacaaatttaattgtaaatatGCATATAGTAATTtaagttttgtttgttatttttattacaactagAAAGATAGCCCGCGTACATGCGCGTGCAcctaatttaatatgtgtgaaaTTTTATAACGAATGTCCATGTATGTTGGTGATATTgtattaaaattttattttactatatctaaattaaaattaaacttatttAATGTGCTTTGAATGTTGGTTATGATTTTCTTCTAATTACCCATGCAGCACATAatttctaaactaaaattaatcGAAACCGTATAGTTTTCAATTTATGAAATAATATTATGTCGAAACAATAGATGTAGTTCCTATGAGAAAAGTTTGGGTATTTTGAATCCCCACAGGGATATATCACCCAGACATCCCTAAAAAgtcccatttttttttgttatattctATTCAAAATTTTAGATATTTTCATTCTGTTTGTCTtgctaaaatatttgaatatttcTATTTAGAATGGGTTTAAAcccaacaatttttttaaaacatttacATAATTTTTGAATTCATTTCAtgtccatttttaaaattttttggagAATTCCACTCTATCAAGCATCTTTGAAATGATTTCATCTCTGCAATTTGGGCTAAAAATATATGTGGGTTGAACCAACAACCTCACATGGGGTAAAGTCATATGTTCTAAATTATCTCTCTTCAATTGAGTAACAAATATTAAAATAGAGGTCATATAATACATACACATTTCTAGATTATTCTCCGCTAAATGTTAGGAATTTACTATGTAGCGTAGCAAGTTTtaccaaaaagaaataaatgaacATGGTCTTTAATTCCCATATGGAATTGACTCACTATATTGGTAAAGCCACCTCATAGTTGTTTCACTGCTAAGATTTCTTGGTACAACTCACCTGTTCGGAATGATCAGTACGATGTTCAACCgagcacattttaatttttaaaatggcgtctttaaaaaaaataacgctAGATGGGGTACACAATATGATAGAAAAATTGATAtcatttaaatatttttctctaaattattagtgacttcatagatcatatatataattttatctcCTAAAAAGATCAGTTATTGATAAACGCACCAAAATCAATTTGTATAGGTAAATAGCCCCCATATACATgttgagagaaattaattaagttgataGAAAGTTTATAAGTGTCTAATGGGATATAAGTAATGGGTGTACCGGCTTAAGATGAGATATTTTGATTTATAGTGATgaatttaagttttttttatttagtggAGGCCTCAACATGGATGTGGGTCTGTGTAACATACTGAAAATTAGCTATTTTCTAATTATGCATCATGCCGGTTCTTATGTTCTTATTAACCTTCtaaacctaggaaaatataattagagagagacctcctaaaactaactTGCATAAAATCCCTCTTTGATATTTAAaagcttttgtgattttcatttaaaattatcTTGGGAtatttcttgatttggttttaaTTTAAAACCTTATATTGACAAAAttccttttattcaaatttagtttaaAAACCCTTTGCActtttatgaattatggtccaagaaattCTCTACTATTGTCCTAGAACCTAAACCAAGTGAttccaattttattggaattaattgtcgATCCATCCTTTGATTCGAAACCTATCCTTAACTTTCTTCCAAATCCAAATTCTTTCCTTTCGATCTGGCCACTAATTTAGTTCATGTGGCTTGATACCCTCTTTGGCACaagaataatattttttttgaataattgctcttgtgctaagaaggatatatttttattttatttccctCTTCCAAATTAATCTCCTTTTAGCCTCAAATAATTTTCTAAATCCATGTCAGGCAGTTTGTggctaaaaatcctatttatttcctttgTTTTCTTACCTCattcccaaaaatattttgaggaaTTATATTAATTCCCTCCCATTTGAGTGCTTTAATATTTAGACCACATTATTGCACTCAAATATTTAGGAAATATCTCTTTTGAAAGTTATCTCCAAAAATAGATTCATTTCAAAAGTTAGCCACCTAAATTCCTTCCAAATATTAATTTGGATTCAAACTTCCTTCTTCAAATATCttccaaaattcaaaaataactTCTATTTGCTTTTGGGCCAAAATTCCCTTTTCTTCTTCtatcggcccatctccctcttgGCCCAGGACGGCCCAGCCAACCCTTCCAGCTGAGCCGCCCCTCTCCTTTCTGTGGGCACCGATGCCAGGTGCCCTAGGCGggataagttcactttgggtctctctatttgtcgcccagtccgattttcgtcccttggtcgcaaaaccgggtacaactggtcccccaacttacgaaaccgtTTAAATAAGGTCCCTCAGCGGTATTGTACCTggtttttgctgacgtggcgtcgACGTGGCttctttgactaggtcttcgtcaTACATGGCAttaacgtggcgcttacgtggtaaTTTGATCcctgaaaaataattaaaacagtgggacccacatgtcagcttcatATCCATAATCTTTCCGGTCAGCGAAGAAGGACAAGCGGCCGAGCCGGAgcggacgacgccgacgaccggAGCAAGCTGGCGACAAGAAAGGCGGCGCCAAGGGCCGGGAGccactctcctcctccttgtcggCCGCGGGCGGGGAGATatcggcggcggcctcgacggGGAGCCGCTCTCGCTAACGGTGGCCGCGGAAGGGGAgatgtcggcggcggcctcggcgggcACACcccgctcctctcccgccgcctaCCGCCCACCGCACcccgctcctctcccgccgAAGCCCGTCGGCGGGCGCACcccgctcctctcccgccgcctaccgcccgccgcaccccgctcctctcccgctgtcagccgcccgccgcactccccctcctctcccgccgtcAGCCACCCGCCGCACCCTGCTTCTCTCCCACCGGCATCGTTGAAGCATACAGAGCCACAGAGGTAGATGAGGTTGAAGAAGTGGGacccgctgacatgtgggtcccttttttattttttttactggcatgtgggtcccacaaattttgtataatttttttattttgaattttgatgtttttattttttttcggatcTAATTGCCACGTAAACGCCACTTCAATGACATGTGAGACAAAGACCCAGTCAAAGgagccacgtaggcgtcacTTCAGCAAAAACCGGGCATAATACCGCCGAGAGACCTCACTTACATGGTTTCACAAGTTGGGGGACCTATCTTACCCGGTTTTACGaccaagggacgaaaatcggactgggcgacaaatagagggacccagagtgaacttattccccctAGGTGCCGTTGTCGTGCGCCGTGATTTGAGCCGCCGCTGACGCCGTGCCGTACCTTCCTCTGCCGCTGCCAACGTCCTTCCGTCGCCGCTAAGAAATCAAAAAGACGTCAGCCGCACGTCACTTCGCTGACATCAAACACGAGCCGAACCGACATCGATGCCCAATCAGAGGACGAGACCGACGCCGTCATCCTCCTTCTCACGCTACCATCGCCGTGccttcctcgtcctcctccggtGAACCGACTTCCCGACTCCTATAAATAGCCGGTGAAACCCTCTATTTTCCCCACATCATCCGAGCTCTACgagctctctcttctctctccaccaTGACCGGCCACCACTAAGTCCCGGCCGATCTCCTCCCCTACAGCTCCACTTCTCGAATCCTTGCACCACTAGTCTCTCTTCACTCCGGCGAATCCATTTTGTCcatttcccccttctctctccctccaaacTAAGCCACCACCATTACCACCTTAGCCGGCCGAAGGTGAGCTCGTGTTGCCGCTGTTCCGGCTAACTCACCCTTCCTCTCTCCCAGCCACCACCCTCCCCGGGTGCGCGTTGCTCGGGAACACGTTCCGCCACCGACGTCGCCGTCCCCCATCCACTGGAGCACCGGcgtccctctctccctctcctctcgttTACTCGGctgaaaaagaagaaggaagatacgggaggaagaagaagagaaagaaaaagaaaagaaaacaaacactgacaggtgggcccctgcaCAGTAACTCTTCCTATTTTCCCTATTTAATTCAAATCCAattctttagaagcccatatctcctaaaccgtagatccaATTCCAATGAAACCTGgatctaaattcatctaaattcaaagcTATATTTTGATACCTAATTtgctattttataattttatttgaatttattcaaatatcatttgaatttatatttgcCTTTTTCAAATACTTTCTTTTACCCCAAAATACCTATTAGCCACTAAAATGCCGCCGATTGGAACTTTACGTCTTCCATGGGGACGTTTGCGGTCTATTGGCCCTGACGTcgaaccgttggttgtaaagcctGACAAAACCCAAACCaaaggtcgaagtgctgctcctggcatCTTACG
This window of the Oryza sativa Japonica Group chromosome 4, ASM3414082v1 genome carries:
- the LOC4335343 gene encoding very-long-chain (3R)-3-hydroxyacyl-CoA dehydratase PASTICCINO 2A, whose translation is MAGVGSAVRRLYLSVYNWAVFFGWAQVLYYAVTTLLESGHEAVYAAVERPLQFAQTAAFLEILHGLVGLVRSPVSATLPQIGSRLFLTWGILWSFPETHSHILVTSLVISWSITEIIRYSFFGMKEAFGFAPSWLLWLRYSTFMVLYPTGISSEVGLIYIALPYMKASEKYCLRMPNKWNFSFDFFYASILSLAIYVPGSPHMFTYMLAQRKKALAKAKAA